The genomic interval AGACACACATATGACAACAGAGCTTTAGAAGGCTCCATACTCTGCTGCAGATTGTTCGAGCTAACACTACTATTAAAGACCACCAGTCAAACAAATGCTTTCATCTTAGAGCCAACTTTGGCCTCCCAAATACCCGTTAGAGAGGAAAGATAACATCAATCATAGTAACATGAGAAAAGAAAGATGTACAAGAATAATCCTCCGAAGAATCCAAACAACAAATTCTACCATCACTCCTAGTGGAGATGGTGATCTTCCAgtaaaatgagaaaaatatttaCAAGAATAATCCTCCCAAGAATCCAAACACCATATTCTACCATCACTCCTAGTTCATATGGTGATCCTACAATAAAATGAGTATAGAGAGCTATTCCACCTCTCTATCATTCTAATTCCTTTTAAAATGAGAAAATCATAAGAAAGATAGTCCCTCTCAAGAATGAGAAAAGAGGAAATCACATCATTATGATGGGAAGAAGACGATATAACCGAGTGAAGGAAGAAAATAATGCTGCCCCCTCACACACCCCCACCCacaaaaaaaagggggaaaaatgcTTCCCAAAACCTAATACAGTTAGCTCTCCCCAATTGAAgttaagaagaaagaaaagaaggataaAGCTGAGAAATGAATCTCCAATCCAAAAGAGCTTCTGACACCCCAAATTAGCATCCCACCTGTTATTTCATAACACATATTTGCTATTAATTTACTATGTGCCAAAGAGAAAATTCACCTCCAAAGGAAGTATCCACAACCCATTTAGCCAGCGGAGAAGCATTTTCAGACATCCAATTACCAAGACCCAACCACCTTCCATCTTTGATCTACACTCCAACTCCCACCGAACCAAATGATCTCTCCTATCCCCTACACTTGACCAAAGAAATCCCTCCTTATGCCCTCTAACTTTTGAGCTGCCGCTCCCAGGATCCTAAAAAAGATCTGAAAAAAAAGGTACATCAGATTAGTGGAAAGAATGGTCTTAATAAGAGTAATTCTAACCCCGAAAGAGAGTAAAATTCCTTCCCCCAACCATCCAACCACTTTGCTACCTTGGAGCACCACCAGATCCCAAAAGGCTAACGACCGAAGCTTACCACTCAAAGGACCTCCTAAATAGATCAAAGGCCATTATTGAAAATGACACCCAGCTAGGGAGGTCAGCTCCAAAACCCTCTCAAGACTAACATTAATCATCCAGCACCAGTCTTCCCCAAATTAATTCTAAGACCAGGGACTCTCTCAAAAATATGCAGAACAAGTGAGAATGTCAACAAAGAATGGCAGGAAACTATAAATGAGTCAAGTTGATCCTGGCTGCTTCAATTCTGGTTTTAACACCTTACCCAGAAATGGTTCCAGTCCAGCCAGGTCGGACCAGCCAGTCCAGTCTGATTTTCAACACTCTTACGATTACCACTTCAGTACTTTACTTTACCTTAAGCTATTACGCTGTGGACTAACAATGTATGtgaagctttaacactccctgcACATGCAGTCCAATTGAACATGAagaaataaacaaacaaacaataacaTCCATTACAAGAAATAAGATTTTTTTACAGAAAAAGAAGATGAACTCATTAGAGGAGGAATTTACAAGAAGGAGAACAAGAAATCCACctcaacaaaagaaagaaaaacaaaaaacacaaaatacaacaaaaataataaaccAAAACGCCACAATCAGGCTAACAAAGCCAACCAATCCCTCTGAAGTTTGGACATCAAAAATCTCACTCCTTTAAAACAAGCAACGAGCACCAATGCAAGGCAAAATAATGTATCTTCTCCCATAACAAAGATAAATTCAGCTTTTTACCTATAAATATACGAGCATCCCTTTCAAGCTATAGACTCCACAAAACTGCAAAAATTCGCACAAATCATCCTTCCTTTTACCCAAACTGATAAATGAAGTGGCTACCAAATTCTTCATCAACTCCAGACAAATTGAATTTTCTACCAAAAGACCAAAAATCTTGTTCCCTATATTCCAAGCAAACAAACAAGCACTGCACGAAAAAATAAGATGCTGTTTCCAAACTATCAAGTCTGAGCACAGATATCAGAAGAAATTGCCATTGACGAtctcctactctgcaacagattgttggtgTAGCTCTATTAAGAACAGCCAAATAAAAGCCTTGCTCTCTgagggaactttggccttccaaataattcTAGAGTCCAAAGGAAGTAGTAGCATTAATCGAGTACTCAAAAAAGGCTTTGCAAGAATAAACTGCTGAAGAGTCTTTAGAACGACCATCTGCcctaaaggaagaaaataaattCGCAGCCACAAGATGAACACAAGCAACAAGACCAGAACCCGAGACCTCTTGGCAaccatagctctgataccatgctgaattaccaatttacctaaaagcttaagttgctaggttgtggaccaacaatgtgcATCAAGCCgtaaccaaaaaaataataaaaataaaacttgggGAATTTCATTCTGGTTCAAAGTTATTCCCGAAcatgtaatttaatattttccCCAGCACTTGCTTCATAATTTCCATAACTTGCTATAAATTTCTGTTgatctttaaattaaaatcaaaatttctctGTAAATTGAGACCCTCAAAAAAAGGACAGCCCGTAGCACAAAGCTACCGCATATGCAAGGTCCagggaaggggtggaccacaatgggtctatagtacacagccttaccttgcatttttgcaagaggctgtttccacgcctctaACCCGTGACCTCCAGAtcacacggcgacaaccttaccTTTACAATCAACTAGTTATAGGGGACCctcaaattttccaaattttaatccATGATCAAAACAACTAGTTACAGTCACATATTAGCAAAAATACAAAATGGTCAGAGTGTGACATAGCATGCACTCCGTGCAGCGGCTATTGTAACCAATAAACAGATTTTTCTATCTACAAACTTCCCCAGCATCCTCCCCCAAACCCAGGTGGTTTCTCCATATAAGCAGGGTCCTCCAAGTTACCATACAAAAAGGAATTCTTCACATCAAGTTGGTAGGGAAGCCAATGCATATTTGCAAAAAATGAAGATTAAAGCTCTAACCAAGTGTAACCAAGCAACTTGGGCAAATGTTTCAGAGTATTTGGCACCAGAAGTTTGAGTGTATCCCTTGAACACAAGTCTAGCTTTGAGCCTCTACTTTGTGTAAAAAGTAAGAATGGAAAACATCCAATCACCTCTTCAAGAGGCAAATCGACCAATTCCCAGGTACCATGGCAACACAAAGTTCCTATTTTTTCTTCCCATAGTTCTAATTAGAAAGAGTGATTCAAGGCTTCCTTGTAAGAATCAGGGATGATAATTGAAGATTAGGCAATAGCAAAGGATCCATAAGTAGGTGAACCATTTGCagaatttattaaaaaaacaaaatggTGAGAGCATATTGTGTCCAACTGCATTTTGACTTGTGGAAAGCAATGGGAAGATCAGGTCGAAGTACACAGAGCAGGAGGAAGATGTTACAAGATGAAGCTAATGAGGATACCATCTCTGATGTTTTCTATTGCTACTAATAAAACCATATGGGCTTAGGAGATGTATCACTAGGAGGATTGCAGGTAGAAGACACAGGGAAGGAGAGTGGTATCCATGGCAATCGGAAGTGGCATGGAAAAATCAGAAGCAGTAAATAACAAATTTAGAGCAATTGTAGATCAACCCAGAAGAATAGTATGGTATGTTTTCGAAAAAGACGACATCATCACTGACAGTGTACTAATTGGTACTGTGAAAGGATCATAACACTCCCTTCACAGTAAAGTAGTATCTCCCAAGAAAAAGGGCACTCCGTAACTCATGGGAATAGTTTATGTAGCCCAAAagataaattctaaataaatgcAACACACACATATGTGGAAAAACATGAAATAACAGTAAAGAAATAAGAATTGGTAGTTATAGTGCCCTCTAAAGGCTGAAGGATCACATTTTATTAACACAGCAGGAAAATATCAGCCTAAAAAAAACTATGGGGGCCTGCATGTGTATCATCGTTGTGCAGACAATATCTAGGTGATGTCAGTTCTTGCTCAGGCACATGTTATAGTAAAGCACATCAATGTAATGTTTGATGAAGAATACATAAACCACCGTGCATATATTCAAGAGCATAATCAGATCTAAACACACAGATGGACTTatcaatttgatttttattccaCTGGATGATTTGAATACATGCATATAGGAAATCTAAGATACTAGAGACATGTCATGGGCCAATATATCAAGATTGGACTAAGGAAAACACTTGAGGACTTGGCTTATTGGCACAAGGAGTGAATAGGGAGTGGCGATGTTTACCCAACTCACAAGCCTCAATCAAAATACACAAAATTGAAGGAACAGAAGGTATAAACTAAATTAACTAATGCAGCTTTGAAAGAAATGGATGACCAAAATGTGCATGACACTACAAAGGGGCACAAGAATGAAGTGCAACTGGTCCGCTTGGAGGACTAACTAAGTAGAAAAGACCATCCAACACACAATACTGGAAAACACTTGCAATACGAAAACAGTCTAGCAGAGCAACAAAGGGACACAGTTAACTGATCAAAGACAAATTAACAGAAAAATGGGGAGCATTTAacaaaaatataatgaaataaaaaggaatagaagAAACAACACCCTCTCCCTAAACGCAAGAGGTTATAGCATTGTATCATTACCAAGAATAATCGAAGACtaaggttttgctttcaaatgaaaatttcaaaagtcTTAATGGAAATTTTGATTCCAATATAGAAATACATTGAAGAATTGGAAACTTTCAATAAATATAGAAGCTATGAATGAAACTTTGGGAATTCAGTcagataaaaaaagaagaaattcaCTAATAAGGAATTGCAAAGAGGAACAAAAGGAAAACAAAATAGAAGCTATAAAGTAAACTAAGCTAAAAGAGCCCACCAATTGCGCCAAATATCTCAGAAAGCTACACTAAAAAACATCTGGTAGTGAACACCACAATGCACCCAAAAATTCAATCCTATCCTAAATCAAATCTCTGTACGAAGCATGGTCCCAAAAAATATCTGAGCCTTTCTCTGCAACCAAATTGCCCATATAACTGCAAAGACTGCATAACACCACAAAAACCTTCGCCTTCTTTTGCTTCCCAAAGTCAACGAAATCAGTCATCACAGAATCCAACGAGGACTCTGAACAAATCCAAATCTCTCCCaacaaaaaaaaagggggggggggggggggggcttacTTACATAAGCACTGAGCCAAGGAACAgtgaagaaaaaaataaacatgATCCCTCAATACATAACACACACATCAGGGCAGAGAGCCATTATGGCATTTATGTTCGAAGGCGTTTATAACTCTCCACAAGAAGGCAACAGGAAAAGAGGCAAAAGAAAGATTACCTCCAAATTCCAATTCAAACAAACCAATTAAGCTCCAAACACTTTCCTTTCAAAAACCTTATCCCAAAAGCCCCAACTAATCCTATCATAGGCCTTTTCAAAATCCAGCTTAAAAATTGAACTCTTTTCTTCCTCCTCCTAACACCCTCCACAACCTCATTGGCCACAAGGACAGCATTGAAAATATATCTACCCCCAAACAAAAGCCGCCCCCATCACCTCCTTAACCCTATCAGCCAGTACTAAATGATTTTATACACTCATAACCAAACTAATGGGTCTGAAACCACTAACCCTTACAAGTGGTCCTCCTTAGGAACTACTGTGATGAAAATGGAGCTCATAATTTTAGCAATCACCCCATTAGCATGAATTGGGAAATATTACAGTAAACGATAGTGAATAATttagaaaccaaaaaaaaaaaaaagcagattATGCACCTTTTCACTTTTATCTTAAATTTCCTAAATTCCAGCTGAAAAatattgccaaaaaaaaaaaaaacctgaaacTTGATTTCATTTCAAACTCTCCTGAAAAATCAGCAATTTCGACCAAAACTTTggccaaaaaatttaaatttaagaaaataaGAATAATAGGTATTACACAAATTGGGGAACAAGACAATTGACCAGTCATGGTTGGATGCAACAAAATCAATTACCCAATTGGAAAAATGTTGAGAGTCTTGGAGGCAAAAAAAGGCAACTGTATCTATATGAGCTCAAGCAGTTGTAGCAGTGGATATGGGGGTAGGTGTTTAGCCTAATCCTTGCTTTTGTCTCAACAGCTTCAAGTACTCCACGTAAGAAATACCACCAGCATCACATCAATGGTAAAAGGCCAAGCTGATTTCGCAAATTTATCCCAGCATCTATCAGACATAACTATTAAAACCACATTAAGTACAATGGCGACTAGTGTCACGCACGCAACATTGACCTCCCCTTGATTGTGGCCCTGTATTATGACCATATGATGCACCACATTCTTTACCACCTGGGTAGACAACAGGGTAGTGGCAGACATATCCATCAAGCCCTTGGGAGTGGTGTCAATGAAAATGGCAAAGAAGATACAGTCTCACGGGACAACATCTTTGACCTGAGACTACTGTAAGTGCCTAGAAAACTAGACCATAATTTAGCATATAGAAACTCCTCCTAACCTCGCAAAGTGCGGAGCCTTGTAGCCCAGGGACACCCTTTATTTAAACTCCTCAAGTTGGCACTTAAGATCTTCAATGCAACCAATATAATCTTGAAACATTTTTCTCCTGTGAATATGATTCGCAAACAGCACCCTGTATCTGCTTTACAATGTTAAAGAACATAATTTTTAGGACACCAGCACCTCCATGCTACTCCACAACCAATTCATGATTAGACAGCAATCCCAAAGCCAAGTCTTGTACCTTTGACCTTTCAAAACCTAGAAACATTGGATCATCATCAAGAATTCTGACTCCACTCTAGCTCCAAAAACAGAAAACACCTTCAAAGCTTGGGTGCAAACAATATAGATCCTGCCATTCAACATTATGGACGTCATTTGCAAACCGATGAAATCAGTTTCGGGAGGCTGGAAAGTAACTTGAGCAGTAGAGTTTTGATAAACCATAACTTTACTTTTCACACGAGTCGCCAAGCAGAGTAGGAAACAAACTCTCCAAAAGTCTTTCTACATTATGCAGAAAGAGTCATTTATATCACACAAAACACTGCAGAGTCTATTTGTGACAATATGTTTCCAAATCAAGCAGAAAAGTCATTTATAACACACAAACTGACAAAGCCAGCAAGCAATCATTAGATTGCCACACTgcaaacaaaaaagaagaaaagaaagtgACTGCCCTCTATCTACAACTTATATCCTCCCACTCCTAGTGAAGGGaaacaagatttaaagaaaaagaGGAAGGAAAACAACAGCAGAACCTGAGGAGGATTAGAGATTAAGGCATTAATCCTGTGTTATAAGAAGAGAGATCAATGAACAGTGCTGGTGAGCAATACAGCTGTACAGTGTGTAAATGGCAGCAATGAGCATTACCTAGGAAAAGTGCATGAACAGTCGCAATAAACAGTAATTGCGAATAGTTGAATGCTTCAAAAATACCACGTTACTTGTGTTAGAAAAATGAAATAAGAGAGAGGAGAGACCCAAGAGAACAATGTTAACATAAGTAAACGAGATAACCGCACAATTGTTACTCTTTTGGTAGAGCTGACcctcttataataataataaaatgattcAACAAACTTAGAAAAACATCATTACAAATAATAACTTGACAACCTCCCCgacttttattatttaatagttAATCACTTTACTAACAAAACACTTCTGCTTATCCTCCTCACAGTTCCAAAGTACCCAGAAGACCAGAAAAAATCAGAAATCACTTAGCTCTTCCTGTTTCTAAAAGTGGAGAAAAGGCAATCATGCCAAACTATTATGAAGCAACCCATTCTTCTAACAACAAAATATGAAACAACCTGGTCAACTTATCTGCAGTATCTGTGTGAAAGGACCCAATACACTGCACATAAATGCCTGCAGCTATGGAATAGTTATGAGGATGTTCCACTGGAACAGCCATCTATTAATCTATTGGACGTCTTAAAAGAATTATTTTACATTCAAATTTCTAAGCATAACTTCTTAAGTTACCcaacaaaataaaactttaagtgcATGTTTGGCTGTGGAAAATAGATTTCATTTtcagttttcaaaataattacaaaaatgccgcATTATTTTCCACTTTTCAAGAACTTGTATaggaaagttggaaaacatcattttattgttttttcaaatttccaatacaaatattgaaaaatcagaaaacaaggtagcatttttgtaattatgtaaaaaataaaaatagaaagtaaatatttttttccacaactaaacaggccCTAAGTCTCTGCATACCTGGAAAAGTTCTCAGTAACATCAGAAAACCATGCTTCAGTAAGTTTCTACATACCCAGAAAGTTCGTTGTAACATCAGAAAATTTTGCTTCAGAAGAGATTTCCTGCATAGCCTTTACTCTTGTACGACTAGGTACTGACGGGTCCTTCATGAATTGGAAAAAAGTAATGCTTTTCTTTGAAGCCTCAACAATGTCAAGAATCTCAGACTCAACCGTGTCCAATGCATTAGCTTTCACTGCAGCAAGGTACAATGCAGAGGCGTAATTTCCAGAGCCCCCAAACAATACTAGAGGCACCTGAAATGTCATGAAAATGacaataaaataagaatgaaactcaTAGGTATAGATCAAATAAAAATATCTGAGTAAGAAATACACTAATGACCAAGCaatatatattacaaaatcaATCCATATTTGTGATATTTAGTGAACATGCATAGACATGTATTTTAGTTAAGAAGCCATGGTTTTTTTTTAATACAGGCGCGGTGGGGTGTGGGTGCAGACACACTGTACATACGATTACATCTGTTACGAATGATGCTCAAAATTTCAAATGACTAAAAACGTGCAAGCATCAAAACTTTTTCAATGCCAAATTGAAAACATTATGGTATTCAAGAaaagcaagaaaaataaaaaaaaatacaatgagCAGAAACGAGACTCAATTCCAGATAAATCCCTTATTCCCTCATCCTCTTACTTCCTTTCCTACTTTGCTAGAAAATGACATCGAATTTTAATTTTGTAGTGTGTTCTTGCAAGTCACAACTTCTTAGTCCGCATGAATATGCCGCAAATTTCAACCTTGattcaaaattaaaaactagTTGACACCTTGATACCAAaatgatacaaattttttttataaataaagggaATTTAATAAAAAGGGCATTAAGTGGATGCCGGCCCAAGTTTCAAAAAATCAACCACCCTAAAGGGTGTCACAAAAATCAAAGATTACACCAGGTAGAGACTGCCCTTAAAACACACTTCTCTTTGCTTGTCTGAAGCACTGAGGTTGAATTACTACACACTTGGTATCAAAGTGAAATATATTAAACAGCAGGTTAGTACCAGTTCAATTGGGCAATCaccatacaacttcttttcccttccAAAATTTTACCTCCTAAGCTATAACTTTCTCAGACCAAAAACTCCCACAGAATTAAAATGCTATCCACTTAGATCCAATCTAGAAATATTTTGAGCTGCAACTTCATGAAAAAATACAACCTCAAAGTCCAGCTGGCAAATACACATTGGTCAAAGTTAAAGATGGTTACCTCTACATTTCAACAAACCTTCCCTGAACTCTATAACCTTCCCATCAGGGTTTATTTCTCTCACTGAGTAACAAACCTCCCACATAATTTTCGTTGAGTCCATGATCAGAGTCCACATTGAATGAGGAGGGTAGTTCCTTGGGGCTTGTAACAActtgaaaggggggggggggggggaagggttACCTCCAACAAACAAGCAGCTCTTCTGGGCTAGAGCCCATTAGCaagataaaataatattaaagcCAACTTGAGGCTTTTATCCAATACCATTCCGAGCAGTCAGTGATCCATACCAAGCATCCAAAAAGGACAAGCATGCAAAGTGGAGGTGAGAAGGATAATCTGACTTTGCCAAAAGGCAACATGCGTTTGGGTGGGGAAGAGTGTTACACGGACCTGCATTGAATAGCATAGGGAATCTGGGAGTCTTATGAGGTGCAATGCTCATCCACCTAAGCTAACCTACCTACACCTAAGGTTAGAGCCTCATCATTAAAAATATGATGGGTTTTAAGCCTCAATATGGACAAAACGATCTCACCTAGACCATATCGCAAGGAAGCAAAATCCCAAATCTCCCccttaaatttattaataaaaggATTCCATGGTTTGAATGTAGTAAGCACATGTATCAAATCCCACAATGCCCACTCTCCTAAAAATAAAAAGTCCCAGACGGCAGTCACCCAAACAAATGGGATTTGGAAGTAAGCACCAAGGATTCCAACAATGAAGGGAAGTGTGCAGTAGGAGAGCAACAAAGGGAAGTTTGGGAAAATGGGTCAAATGTTGTATAAGACTGGTACAACTGAATGGAAATGCACGCACAGAAACCAAGTAGCAAACTAGAAGAAATGTGACTTATAATTGTACCACAAAAAAAGTAAAATTTCGGTATGGCAAATCTTTATAATAATACTACCGGTCTACTAGTAAAAGAATTACTGAGTTTATGTTAATCTTAACGGTAGAAAGCTCACTGGCATGATTATCAATTTTATGAGCATGATTGAAAATCTTTGCAAGAAAAAAACCATAAAAAAGGTCAGCATTAAagtataaaaatcaaaaaataaataaaataaataaaataaataaaataaataaataaataaaggaaaatgctCTAAAAACATCCAAAAAAAAACTGACTCTTAGTAAGCAGacatttttcctttctttttcccttttttttttttttttggacgaTGGGGGTGGAGTGGGGGAGTAAGGATTCTCCACAAGCATGCTTATTATACTATATAATTTTGGCCTTTCTTCCAGTCTTATTCAAGAGAGGAATGAATGAAATAAATCCCATAACATGACAATAGTCACAGATTCCATTTACCTTAATTTTCTTCTCTATCTTGGGCCCGGATGGGGTAGCATAATTCCTCAAGAACTGCAAGAACAAAATGGTCAACAAATGACGACATATGCCAAAATAAAGCTAAAAAATCTGGTTACTTAATCAAAATCTGCACAGCCTCCATGCAAAAAAAGGCATTAGAGTTATAAATCATCAGCAAAATTTTAGTCAACAGATATTACATGGTGCAGAGTTTTGCATAAGATAAGTAAGTGTTTGGCTCATTTGAAGTATAAGCTCCTAAACATGTAATTCCAAGAACATCACTttcagggaaaaaaaaattagcacAACATCACACTACTGCTAAGTCTACGCAACTCAACAACTTCTTGCAAATGCCCAATAGAAACAATAAGAGAAGGCTCTTTCTATGGGCAAGTTTAAAGAGTTTTCTGATGAAAATACTGCACATCTATCACTTCCAGAATTTGTAAGAGCATGTTTAGATGCTGGCAATCACTAAAAAGCGATTCAGAGAAAAGCAAAGCAattaaatttttcaattttcagcactttaaatccaattttcaccagaagaaaaaaaaaatacataatactGAATCCACTAAATTATTTAGCTCAATTCAGTCAAAATttgctcttctttttttttaccttttctgTTGGGTGATGGAGGGAAGTGAAATATTACAGAAAAATATAAGAGCTTGTTCAATTGAACAGTTCCTGTGTTTCATTTCCAATTCTACAAAAGAATACGTACATGCTATTTTTTCCAGCTTTCAATATTTATATGGAGAACTTAAAAACAGTTAAAAAATGCTCTCCAAGTTTCATATACAATtgtaaatcaaaaaaaaaaaaaaattatatagaaaaCTGAAAACGAAAAATGAAAACCGCTTTACACCACTAAACTCGCCCTAAGATTTAAAATGTTCTGTTTTTTCATTTCCTCGGCATTGAAGAAaacatgaaaatgaaaaattacaGAGGTAATTATTTCTAATTACAGTTACACAGTTAGCAATCAAATAAAATCGCATTGCAGAGATGAATCCAGAAATATCAACCAATAAAGTCCACATTGCAAATGGGAACTAAACACATACATCGCTTTGCAAACAGCTCCAGTAGAATCAAACAAGTCCAATTTAGCACGATTATtccgaaaaaaaaaatgaatgaacttTAAATTAATCGCATATCAACTATGCAATACCTCAGAACGTGATGCAAATGTAGGGCGCAATAGGGATTGTTGAGCAGTTGAGGGAGAATCGGACCGCAAAACCCTGGTAAGAAAAGGAAGGCCTGATCTCAGACGCCCGGCCATTGTCGCCATTGACGAAACCCTAAGTTGGGTGCCTTCTGTGACTTCAGATtcagatgagagagagagagagagagagagagagagagagagagagagaagtgaaaTTAAGGAACGGTAGTAAAACGT from Malania oleifera isolate guangnan ecotype guangnan chromosome 9, ASM2987363v1, whole genome shotgun sequence carries:
- the LOC131165044 gene encoding ATP synthase subunit O, mitochondrial, which produces MATMAGRLRSGLPFLTRVLRSDSPSTAQQSLLRPTFASRSEFLRNYATPSGPKIEKKIKVPLVLFGGSGNYASALYLAAVKANALDTVESEILDIVEASKKSITFFQFMKDPSVPSRTRVKAMQEISSEAKFSDVTTNFLAVLAEKGRLKFLESIAKRFVELTMAHKGIVQAIVTTVIPLPPEEEKEIKETLQDIIGHGKNVKLEQKIDPSILGGIVVEFGQKVFDMSIKTRAQQMERFLREPANL